One Lucilia cuprina isolate Lc7/37 chromosome 4, ASM2204524v1, whole genome shotgun sequence DNA segment encodes these proteins:
- the LOC111690602 gene encoding parkin coregulated gene protein isoform X2: MVTDVANIQQLTGKQCRELLFMRSKKPKRIVPAFTYQALQDNTMVAPPKKIELFKKRPAKDTFFKIYWKRGDIPVTFSGKLLRKKNTKEFPLKWYCPPQNLDYCYYLPIFVDGLSDNDVEIRKLAQYGAMDLILKAPQKVLPVLPKLILPLKRAFNTRDKKIIIGALKVLQLMVLVDPDRDCRIGDVIEDTLNILEHCGGPNAFINIKYMVPTYESSVYPRCENPPVKVNDTKNT; encoded by the exons ATGGTAACAGATGTAGCAAATATTCAGCAATTGACTGGAAAACAATGCCGTGAATTATTGTTTATGCGTTCCAAAAAG CCCAAACGTATTGTACCGGCCTTTACATATCAAGCTTTACAAGACAACACCATGGTAGCGCCACCCAAAAA aatAGAACTATTTAAGAAACGTCCTGCAAAGGATACCTTCTTCAAGATTTACTGGAAACGTGGAGACATACCGGTGACTTTCTCGGGTAAATTGTTACGCAAGAAAAATACTAAAGAATTTCCCCTAAAATGGTATTGTCCGCCTCAGAATTTAgactattgttattatttacccATATTTGTAGATGG TTTATCCGATAATGATGTAGAAATACGTAAATTGGCTCAATATGGCGCTATGGACTTAATATTAAAAGCTCCTCAAAAAGTATTGCCCGTACTGCCTAAACTTATTTTACCTTTGAAAAGAGCTTTTAATACTAGAGACAAGAAAATCATAATTGGTGCCTTAAAAGTTCTACAATTAATGGTTTTAGTAG ATCCTGATCGTGATTGTCGCATAGGAGATGTTATCGAGGACaccttaaatattttagaacatTGTGGTGGCCCAAATgcgtttattaatattaaatatatggtACCAACCTATGAGAGCAGTGTCTATCCACGATGTGAAAATCCACCTGTAAAGGTGAATGATACTAAAAATACTTAA
- the LOC111690602 gene encoding parkin coregulated gene protein homolog isoform X1, translating to MVTDVANIQQLTGKQCRELLFMRSKKPKRIVPAFTYQALQDNTMVAPPKKIELFKKRPAKDTFFKIYWKRGDIPVTFSGKLLRKKNTKEFPLKWYCPPQNLDYCYYLPIFVDGLSDNDVEIRKLAQYGAMDLILKAPQKVLPVLPKLILPLKRAFNTRDKKIIIGALKVLQLMVLVGPCVGQALVPYYRQLLAVCNLYKNINVNLGNFIDPDRDCRIGDVIEDTLNILEHCGGPNAFINIKYMVPTYESSVYPRCENPPVKVNDTKNT from the exons ATGGTAACAGATGTAGCAAATATTCAGCAATTGACTGGAAAACAATGCCGTGAATTATTGTTTATGCGTTCCAAAAAG CCCAAACGTATTGTACCGGCCTTTACATATCAAGCTTTACAAGACAACACCATGGTAGCGCCACCCAAAAA aatAGAACTATTTAAGAAACGTCCTGCAAAGGATACCTTCTTCAAGATTTACTGGAAACGTGGAGACATACCGGTGACTTTCTCGGGTAAATTGTTACGCAAGAAAAATACTAAAGAATTTCCCCTAAAATGGTATTGTCCGCCTCAGAATTTAgactattgttattatttacccATATTTGTAGATGG TTTATCCGATAATGATGTAGAAATACGTAAATTGGCTCAATATGGCGCTATGGACTTAATATTAAAAGCTCCTCAAAAAGTATTGCCCGTACTGCCTAAACTTATTTTACCTTTGAAAAGAGCTTTTAATACTAGAGACAAGAAAATCATAATTGGTGCCTTAAAAGTTCTACAATTAATGGTTTTAGTAG GACCCTGTGTAGGTCAAGCTTTGGTGCCCTATTATCGCCAGCTATTGGCTGTTTGTAActtgtacaaaaatattaatgttaatcTGGGTAATTTTATAGATCCTGATCGTGATTGTCGCATAGGAGATGTTATCGAGGACaccttaaatattttagaacatTGTGGTGGCCCAAATgcgtttattaatattaaatatatggtACCAACCTATGAGAGCAGTGTCTATCCACGATGTGAAAATCCACCTGTAAAGGTGAATGATACTAAAAATACTTAA